The Terriglobales bacterium genome has a segment encoding these proteins:
- a CDS encoding HD domain-containing phosphohydrolase, whose amino-acid sequence MSAERILIVDDEESIREIVSSMLGSAGYQCRQAASGLEALAILDSGAEFELMLSDLMMAELDGIGLLERVKEKYPDMPVIMVTAVHDISIALAAIRNGAYDYLLKPFEREQLLATVRRALENRRLKVENRNYQSNLEQLVASRTEQLRQAMGDLERSYDITLEALGDALDLKDAETEGHSKRVTAFTIAIARAMALPAEQIRVIARGAFLHDIGKMAIPDAILRKPGSLTEEEIAIMREHCYRGYQMLRKIPFLTEAAEIVYSHQERFDGTGYPRSLRAEQIPLGARIFSIADTLDAITSDRPYRKAQSYAAAKEEINRWVGKQFDPEVVRVFNTMPESIWDELRREINAQVFQFSAAQGQLSRA is encoded by the coding sequence ATGAGCGCTGAGCGCATCCTCATCGTCGACGACGAAGAATCCATACGGGAAATCGTTTCCTCCATGTTGGGAAGCGCCGGCTATCAGTGCCGCCAGGCGGCTTCCGGGCTGGAGGCCCTGGCCATCCTCGACTCCGGCGCGGAGTTCGAGCTCATGCTCTCCGACCTCATGATGGCGGAACTGGACGGCATCGGCCTGCTGGAGCGCGTGAAGGAAAAGTACCCGGACATGCCCGTCATCATGGTGACCGCCGTCCATGACATCTCCATTGCCCTGGCGGCCATCCGCAACGGCGCTTACGACTACTTGCTGAAGCCCTTCGAGCGCGAACAACTTTTGGCCACCGTCCGCCGCGCCCTGGAGAACCGCCGCCTTAAGGTCGAGAACCGCAACTACCAGTCCAACCTGGAACAATTGGTGGCCTCCCGCACGGAACAGCTCCGCCAGGCCATGGGCGATCTGGAACGCTCCTACGACATCACGCTCGAAGCCCTGGGAGATGCGCTCGACCTCAAGGACGCCGAAACCGAGGGGCACTCCAAGCGGGTTACGGCATTCACCATCGCTATCGCCCGCGCCATGGCCTTGCCGGCAGAACAGATCCGCGTCATCGCGCGCGGCGCCTTCCTGCACGACATCGGCAAGATGGCCATCCCCGACGCCATCTTGCGCAAGCCCGGCTCCCTCACCGAAGAGGAAATCGCTATCATGCGCGAGCATTGCTATCGCGGCTACCAGATGCTGCGCAAGATCCCTTTCCTCACTGAAGCCGCCGAGATCGTCTATTCCCACCAGGAACGCTTCGACGGCACCGGGTATCCTCGCTCCCTCCGCGCCGAGCAGATTCCCCTGGGGGCCCGCATCTTCTCCATTGCGGACACTCTCGACGCCATCACCAGCGACCGTCCCTATCGCAAGGCCCAGTCCTACGCCGCCGCCAAAGAGGAGATCAACCGCTGGGTCGGAAAGCAGTTCGACCCCGAGGTCGTGCGCGTGTTTAACACCATGCCGGAAAGTATCTGGGATGAACTACGCCGCGAGATTAACGCCCAGGTCTTCCAGTTCTCGGCCGCTCAAGGTCAGCTCTCCCGAGCGTAG